The window CCGGGAGCGCGCGGCTCGAGCGCGACGCGTTCACCGGGCGCACCCTCGAGGAAGGCGACTGCTTCGGCTACCCGTCGATCCTCAGCGGCAACAGCCCCACCGCCGCGGTGGTGGCCGAGAGCGACCTGACGGTGCACTGCGTCCCGGCCGACGTCTTCAAGGGCCTGCTGGGCAACGCCGCCTTCGCCGAGTTCTTCCTCAAGGACCTGGGCGAGCGCCTGCGCCTGGCCGCGGCGAGCGCGCCGGGCACCCTGGGCGGCGAACTGACGACGCCGGTGGGCGAACTGGGCCTCAGGCCCCTGGTGCGCGTGGCGCCGGACGCGACCGTGGGCGATGCCGCGCGGGCCATGGGCCGGGCCGGCGAGGACGTGGTGCTGGTCGACACCCTGCCGCCCGGCATCGTCACCGACCACGACTTCCAGACCAAGGTGCTGGCCGAGGATCGCGGCCCCGCGACGCCGGTGCGCGAGGTGATGACGCCCGACCTGAAGACCCTGCCCGCCGACACGCCCGTGCACAGCGCGCTGCTCTACATGCTCGAGGAGCGCATCCACCACCTGCCGGTGACGCGCGACGGCGACCTCGTGGGCCTCGTCTCGGCCACCGACCTGCTGCGCCACCAGACGCGCAACCCGCTCTACCTCACGCGGCAGCTCGAGCGCCTCGAGGATCCGGCGGCCCTGGCCACGTACAGCGCCAACGCGGCGGCCATGATCGAGCGGCTCTACGGCGGGGGGCTGAAGGTGGCCCAGGTGGGGCGCATCTTCTCGTCGGTGAACGACACGCTCATGCGGCGGCTGCTGCGGCTGGCCGAGACCGAGCTCGGTCCGGCGCCCTGCCCCTACGCCTGGCTCGTGTTCGGGTCCGAGGGGCGCATGGAGCAGGCCCTGATCACCGATCAGGACAACGCGCTGGTGTACGCCGAGGCGGGCGCGGCGCAGGCGGCCTACTTCGCGCGGCTGGCCGAGGTCGTGGTGGGGCACCTGCTGACGGCGGGCTTCCCCGAGTGTCCGGGCGGCTACATGGCCACCAACTGGTGCAAGCCCCTGGGCGACTGGCTCGAGCTCATGCGCGGCTGGATCGAGACGCCCGGCCCCGAGAGCCTGATGATGGTGGGGATCTTCTTCGACTTCCGCAGCGTGGGCGGCGGGCTCGACGTGGGCGCCATGGAGGACGTCGTCACCGGCGCCGCCGACAACCAGATCTTCATGGCCCACCTGGCGCGGCAGTCGCTCGGCTTCCGGCCGCCGCTGAACTTCTTCCGGCAGATCCAGGCCGACGACGGCATGGTCGACCTGAAGACCGGCGGCATCGCGCCGATCGTGGCGTCGGGCCGGGTGCTCGGCATCGCGGCCGGCACGCGCGAGCGGCCCACCCGCGCGCGCTACGAGGCCGCCATCGCGGCCGGCCTGATCAGCGACGACCTCGGCCAGACCGTCATCGAGACCTACCGCTTCCTGCTCGGCCTGCGCCTGGAGACCCAGCTGCGCGTGCTGCGCGAGCGGGGCGCGCCCGACAACCGCATCCGGCTGAAGGACCTCTCCTCCCGCGACCACCGCCACCTGAAGGACGCCTTCGGGGTGATCCGCGAACTGCAGGAGAAGGTCGGGCACCGCTTCCGGGTGAACCTGCTGGGCTGACGACGGGCCCGCCGCCCGCTACGACGCCTGCGCCGCCATCGCCTGGCCCACCTGCTCCTTGAGCACGCCCGCCACCGCCGCGACGATCATGGAGATCTCCGCCGCCGTGATGGCGAAGTGCGGCGTGAAGCGCAGCCCGTTGCGCCCGCCGTGGATCATGTGGATGCCCCGCCGGCGCAGCTTCTCCTCCAGCCCGCCCACGCCGTTCACCGGACACAGCACCGGATCGAGCTCGATGTTCACCATCAGGCCCGTGCCCTCGACGCCCGCGACCAGCTCGCCGAACGTGTCGGCGAGGGCCGCGAGCTCGGCGCGCAGCTGCTCGCCGCGGGCGCGGATGTTCTGCCTGAGCCCGTCCTCCATGGCGCCGAGCACCGCGCAACCCACCTCCAGGGCGCGCGGGCAGGTGGTCATGGTGTTGCCGTAGACGCCGGTGCGGTAGAGGGCCGCCGCCGCGCCGGAGAGGGCCAACACCGACAGGGGGTACTGCCCGGCGTTGAGGGCCTTGGAGAAGGTCTCGAGGTCGGGCGCCTCGCTGTTCTCGAACCCCGGGTAGTCGACGAGGCTCAGGTGTCCGGTGGCGCGGAAGCCGGCCTGGATCGAGTCGCACACCAGCAGCGCGCCGTGCTCGCGGGTCAGGCGGCGGGCCAGGTCGTAGTACTCGGGCGTGAGCGCCAGGCCCGGCTCGCCCTCGCCCATCACCGGCTCGATGAAGAAGCCCTCGAAGAAGATCCCGTGGGCCGCGGCGCGGGCGAAGGCCTGCTCCAGCCCCACCGTGTCGTTGGGCTCGACGAGGATGAGCTGGTCGCGCCCGCGGAACGAGGCCAGGTGGCTCTTGTAGGTGGCGAGGGTCGAGCCCGAGATGCGCGCGGCCGGATCGGTGCGCCCGTGGAAGCCGCCGGCCAGGCTGAGGTACTTGATCGTCTTGCCCTCGTGGGGCGCGCCCGACGTCGTCTGCGTGAAGGCGTGCAGGTCGGTGATGCGGGCGGCCATGGTCACCGACTCCGAGCCGCTGTTCAGGCAGATGAACCGGTCATAGGGGCATCCGCCGCGGGTGTGGCCGATCTCGGCGCGCAGGGCCGCGGCGAAGCGCTGCTGCGAGACGCTGGGCGTCATCACGTTGGCCATGACCCAGGGCTTGGCGAGGGCTTCGACCACCGCGGCCGGGGCGTGGCCCAGGCCGAGCATGCCGTAGCCGCCCGAGTCGTGCACCACGGCGCCGCGCGTCGTCACGATCCACGGACCCCGGGCCGCGAGCGGCACGTACGGGCTGCGCGCGGCGGCGCCGTAGAAGTTCAGGAAGCCGTCCTGCAGTCCGGCGCAGACGGCGTCCTCGTCACCGGTGGTCAGGTCGGCCAACTCGCCCCGCCGGGCCAGGTCGCGCGCCTCGGCGAGGGCGGCGCGCACGGCGTCCTGCAGGTCGGCGTCGTGGACGAGAAAGGGCAGGATCACCTCGTCGGGCAGGCCCGGCGTGGCGCTCGGGCCGGTCAGGGTGCGCAGGGTGGTCAGGTCGTCCCAGGGCGTGGTCATGGCGGGTCCTCCGCGTTCGGTCGGGGTTCGTCGGTTCGGGAAATCGGGAGCCGGGGCCGGGCCGCTCAGGCCCGCCCGCGTCGTCGCGCCGCTTCGGCGGCCGCCACCTCGCGGTAGGCGTCGCGGAAGGGCATGCCGTCGCGCACGAGGGTCAGGGCGCGCTCGGTGGCGTAGAGCTCGTCGGTGAGTGCGGCCGCGCAGCGGTCGGCGTCGATCTCGAGCCCGGCCAGGACGATGCCCATGGCCCGCAGGCTGTCGAGGGTCACGGCCACGCCGTGGAAGAGCGGCCCCTTGGTGAGCTGCACGTCGCGGTTGTAGCCGGACATGAGGCTCGTCGTCAGGCCCTTGACCTTGGTCTCCTCGCCCACGACCACGTGGTAGCGGGCGCGCACGAGCTCGAGCACGTCGGCGTTGCGCTTCTGGGGCATGATCGAGCTGCCGGTGCAGGCGGCGTCGGGCAGCCGGACGATGCCGAACTCGCGGGTCGAGAAGAGCAGCAGGTCGGTGGCCAGCCGGTTCAGGCCGTCCATGACCTGGGCGCAGGCCGTCAGCAGCAGGGCCTCGGTGCGCCCGCGGCTGAGCTGGGCGTGCAGGGGGTTCTCCTGCACGTGGGCGAATCCCAGCTCGGCCGCGGTGCGCTCCCGGTCGATCCCGAGCACCGGCACGCCGAAGCCGGCGGCGGTGCCCAGGGGCGAGCGATCGACCAGGGTGCGGACGTGGGCGAGCAGAGCGCCGTCGTCCGCGGCCGCCGCGGCGAAGCTGCCGAGCCACACGGCGACGGTGGTCGGCATGGCGGCCTGCATGTGGGTGTAGCCCGGCAGGGAGACGTCTCCCTGCCGGGCGACCACGTCGGCCAGGCAACCGACGTGGGCCTCGACGGCCGCGAGCAGCGCATCGAGGCGATCCTTCTCCCACAGGCGCAGGGCGGTGAGCACCTGGTCGTTGCGGGAGCGTCCGGTGTGGATCTTCCGGCCCGCGTCGCCGCAGCGGCGGGTCAGGAAGTTCTCCAGGGCCGTGTGCCCGTCCTCGTCGGCGGGGGTGATGGGAAAGTCGCCCCGCGCCGCCTGGCCCGCGGCCTCGGCCAGTCCGGCCTCCAGGGACCGCAGCTCGGCGGCTTCGAGCACGCCGATGCCGTGCAGCATGCGCGCGTGGGCCAGCGAGGCGCGGCAGTCGTACCCCACGAGCTGCTGGTCGAGCACATGGTCGTCGCCGGCCAGGAAGCCCTCGAGCCAGGGGTCCGGAGCCCCCTCGCGGGTCCAGAGCGTGCTCATACCGGCACCACGCCCCGCCGCTGCAGGATCGCGTGATGGGCCTTGAGCCGGATGGCGTTGATGCGGATGAAGCCCTGGGCGTCCATCTGGTCGTAGCCGCCGGCGACCTCCATGCTCGACAGCTCCTGGTCGTACAGCGAGCTGGGGCTGTAGCGCGCCACCGGGTACACGGCGCCCTTGTACAGCTTCACCACCACGTGGCCGTCGATCAGCTCCTGGCTCTTGGCCACCGCCGACATGAGGAAGTCCATCTCGGGGCTGAACCAGAAGCCGTTGTAGATGATCTCGGCGAGCTTGGCCGCGAGCATGTCGCGCAGGCGCATCACCTCGCGGTCCATGGCGAGTCCCTCGAGGTCGCGGTGGGCGGCCAACAGGATCGTCCCGCCGGGTGTCTCGTACACACCCCGCGACTTGACCCCGACGAAACGGTTCTCGACCATGTCGAGCCGCCCGATCCCGTTGGCGCCACCCACCGTGTTCAGGTACCGGAAGAGTTCGAGGGCACCCTTCACCGAGGTGCCGTCGTCGAGGTTGGTCACGCCGGTGGGGATGCCGTCCTTGAAGACGATGCGCAGGTGCGTGGGCGAGTCGGGCGCCTTCTCCGGCGTGACGGTGCGCGAGTAGACGTCCTCGGGGCAGACCGTGTCCGGCTCCTCGAGGATGCCCGCCTCGTGGCTGATGTGCAGCAGGTTGTCGTCTTCGCTGTAGGGCTTGGCCGCGGTCGACTTGACCTCGATGCCCTTGGCCGCCGCGTAGTTGATCATGTCGGTGCGGCCCTTGAAGGCCGCCAGGAAGGCCGGATTCTTCCAGGGCGCGATGACCTTCAGGTCGGGCGCCAGGGCGTGGTAGGCCAGCTCGAAACGCACCTGGTCGTTGCCCTTGCCCGTGGCGCCGTGGCTGACCCACGCGGCGCCCTCCTCCCGCGCGATCTCGACCTGCCGCTTGGCGATGAGCGGGCGCGCCACGGCGGTGCCCAGCAGGTAGCGCCCCTCGTAGACGGCGTTGGCGCTGATCATGGGAAAGATGTAGTCGCTGACGAACTCGGCCTTCAGGTCCTCGGTGCGCACCTTCACGGCGCCGCAGGCCAGCGCCTTCTGCCCAGCGGCGGCCAGGTCGTCGTCCTGGCCCACGTCGGCGATGTACGCGACGACCTCGAAGCCCTGGTCGATGAGCCAGGCGAGGATGATGCTGGTGTCCAGACCGCCGCTGTAGGCGAGGACGACCTTTTCCTTGGGGCTGTTCTGCTGCTTGCCCTGGGCCATGACCGGAGCTCCTGTCGTCGGGTGTCACGGGGTGAAGGGGGCAAGGTAGCGGCGCATTTATGATTTGAATAATCGATTATAATAAGTTATTGATGACTCAGAATGAGTTTACTCCACCCGGGGATCACGGCCTTCCAGGCCATCGCGCGGCTGGGCACCGTCCATGCCGCGGCCCAGGAGATCGGACTCAGCCAGACCGGCGTGACGCAGCGCATCCGGGGGCTCGAGCGGGACCTGGGCGTGACCCTCTTCGTCCGCTCCCGGCGCGGCATGCGGCTGACGACCGAGGGCGAGGCCCTCGTCCGCTGGTGCCAGCGGGTGGGCGATCTCGAGGGCGAGCTGATCTCGTTCATGGGGCGCGAGGCCCCGGCCGGCGCGGTGCGCGTCACCCTGACGGGACCGTCGAGCCTGATGCGGCGCCGGGTGATCCCGGCGGTGGCGGGGGTGCTCGCCCGGCACCGGGGCGTGGTGGCGACCTACCTGCTGGACGACCAGGGCGGCGGTCTGGCCCACCTCAAGCAGGGCACGGCCCAGCTGGCCGCCCTGCCCCGGACCGAGGTCGTGAACGAAGTCGACGCCAAGCTGCTCGCGCCGGTGCGGCTGCGGCTGCTCGGCCCGGCGGCGTGGGCGGGGCGGGACCTGGCGGAGATCGTCCGCGCCGAGCGGATCATCGACTTCAACGCCCAGGACGCGGCGACCCTGGACTTCCTGCGCGAACACGGGCTGCCGACCGAGGGATTGCGGCAGCGCCACTTCGTGAACAGCCCGGACGCCCTGGCGGAACTGGTGGCCGCCGGACGGGGTTTCTCGGTGCTGGAAGAGGAATTCGCGGCGCCGTTCCTGGCGGCCGGTCGGCTCTTCGACCTGGCCCCACGACAGGTGCTGCAGCAGGAATTCGCGCTGGCCTGGTACCCGCGCCACGAGATGCCCGGCTACTTCCGGGACATCATCGACGCGGTGGGGTGAGCGGAAAGACGAAGGAACACGGAGGACTTCCGGGGCAGGGACGCCCGACAGAGAAGGCCCCGGCCGGGACGGATCCCGGTCGGGGCCTTCGGCATGCCGGCGCGGGCGGGATTTACCGAAACAATACGCTCCGGCCCCGGCGGCGCGGCCCGCACGGAACTAGAATGGGGAGATCGACAGACCTCCACCGGAAGGATCCCGCCATGACCACCACGCGCACCATCGGCCGCTCGGGCCGCGAGATCTCCGCCATCGGGCTCGGCTGCATGGGCCTGTCCGAGTTCTACGGCCCGCCCACCGCCGAACAGGACGCCGTCGCCCTCCTCCACGCCGCCATCGACCTCGGCGTGACCCACTTCGACACGGCCGAGATGTACGGCATGGGCCACAACGAGACCCTGCTCGGCAAGGCCTTCGCCGGCCGCTGGCAAGAGGTCTTCTTCGCCACCAAGTTCGGACCGCTGCGCGACCCCGCGACGGGCGCCTTCACGGGCGTGGACGGCTCGCCGGCCAATGTGCGTCGCGCCGTCGAGGGCAGCCTGCAGCGCCTGGGCGCCGAGACCATCGACCTCTACTACCTGCACCGGGTCGATCCGGCCACGCCCATCGAGGAGACCGTGGGCGAGATGGCGAAGCTGGTCGCCGAGGGCAAGGTGCGCTGGCTGGGGCTGTCCGAGGCGGGCAGCGACACCATCCGGCGGGCCTGCGCGGTGCACCCCATCACGGCCCTGCAGACCGAGTACTCGATCTTCAACCGCAACATCGAGAAGAGCATCCTGCCGGTGTGCCGCGAGCTGGGCGTGAGCCTGGTGGCCTACTCGCCGCTGGGGCGCGGCATGCTCACCGGACGCTTCAAGCAGGCCGCCGACGTGGCCACGGGCGGCGACTACCGCGGCGCGGGCCTGCCCCAGTTCAGCGACGAGAACTTCGCGGCGAACCGGGCCCTGGTCGACCGCATCGAGAACGTGGCCGCCGACCTGGGCGCCACCGCGGCGCAGGTGGCGCTGGCCTGGGTGCTGGGGCGCGGCGACGACGTGGTGACCATCCCCGGCACCACGAAGCTCGCCAACCTCACGGCGAACCTCGGCGCCTACGGCGTGCACCTCGACGACGCGGCGCGCGCCGTGCTCGACGAGCTGAGCGACCGGGTGCAGGGCACGCGCTACCCCGCGGCGTCCATGCGGGCGGTGCAGGAAGACTAGCGCGCGTCGCGGTCGGGCAGGGGCCCGACGGCGGGCAGGGTGGTCTCGCGCGGGTCCTGGGTGAGGATCTGCAGGGTGCGGCCGCTGCCGGCGGGCGCGGCGTAGTCGTCGGGTCGCGGGCCGCCGGGCGGGCCGAGGCAGATGGTGAGCCAGCCGTCGTCCAGGCGCCAGATGCCCCGCGACGACCAGGCCGTGTCGGCGCGGGCCGCGGTCGGGTCGCGGAAATCCATGTCGATCCGCCAGGGCAGCGTGTCGCCGCGCGCCGTGAAGGTGCCCATGGTGACGCGGCCGGCGCTGGCCCAGAGGAACTCGTCGCCGGTGACGATCAGGCGGGCGTCGTCCAAACGCGGGCGCGGGGTCTCCAGGCCGTCG is drawn from bacterium and contains these coding sequences:
- a CDS encoding aminotransferase class III-fold pyridoxal phosphate-dependent enzyme; protein product: MTTPWDDLTTLRTLTGPSATPGLPDEVILPFLVHDADLQDAVRAALAEARDLARRGELADLTTGDEDAVCAGLQDGFLNFYGAAARSPYVPLAARGPWIVTTRGAVVHDSGGYGMLGLGHAPAAVVEALAKPWVMANVMTPSVSQQRFAAALRAEIGHTRGGCPYDRFICLNSGSESVTMAARITDLHAFTQTTSGAPHEGKTIKYLSLAGGFHGRTDPAARISGSTLATYKSHLASFRGRDQLILVEPNDTVGLEQAFARAAAHGIFFEGFFIEPVMGEGEPGLALTPEYYDLARRLTREHGALLVCDSIQAGFRATGHLSLVDYPGFENSEAPDLETFSKALNAGQYPLSVLALSGAAAALYRTGVYGNTMTTCPRALEVGCAVLGAMEDGLRQNIRARGEQLRAELAALADTFGELVAGVEGTGLMVNIELDPVLCPVNGVGGLEEKLRRRGIHMIHGGRNGLRFTPHFAITAAEISMIVAAVAGVLKEQVGQAMAAQAS
- a CDS encoding aldo/keto reductase, which produces MTTTRTIGRSGREISAIGLGCMGLSEFYGPPTAEQDAVALLHAAIDLGVTHFDTAEMYGMGHNETLLGKAFAGRWQEVFFATKFGPLRDPATGAFTGVDGSPANVRRAVEGSLQRLGAETIDLYYLHRVDPATPIEETVGEMAKLVAEGKVRWLGLSEAGSDTIRRACAVHPITALQTEYSIFNRNIEKSILPVCRELGVSLVAYSPLGRGMLTGRFKQAADVATGGDYRGAGLPQFSDENFAANRALVDRIENVAADLGATAAQVALAWVLGRGDDVVTIPGTTKLANLTANLGAYGVHLDDAARAVLDELSDRVQGTRYPAASMRAVQED
- a CDS encoding cyclic nucleotide-binding/CBS domain-containing protein; amino-acid sequence: MIADLRDFLLHHHPFDQLTADERERVHGAARQREFAAGQVVVRPGGPVSKCLFIVAAGSARLERDAFTGRTLEEGDCFGYPSILSGNSPTAAVVAESDLTVHCVPADVFKGLLGNAAFAEFFLKDLGERLRLAAASAPGTLGGELTTPVGELGLRPLVRVAPDATVGDAARAMGRAGEDVVLVDTLPPGIVTDHDFQTKVLAEDRGPATPVREVMTPDLKTLPADTPVHSALLYMLEERIHHLPVTRDGDLVGLVSATDLLRHQTRNPLYLTRQLERLEDPAALATYSANAAAMIERLYGGGLKVAQVGRIFSSVNDTLMRRLLRLAETELGPAPCPYAWLVFGSEGRMEQALITDQDNALVYAEAGAAQAAYFARLAEVVVGHLLTAGFPECPGGYMATNWCKPLGDWLELMRGWIETPGPESLMMVGIFFDFRSVGGGLDVGAMEDVVTGAADNQIFMAHLARQSLGFRPPLNFFRQIQADDGMVDLKTGGIAPIVASGRVLGIAAGTRERPTRARYEAAIAAGLISDDLGQTVIETYRFLLGLRLETQLRVLRERGAPDNRIRLKDLSSRDHRHLKDAFGVIRELQEKVGHRFRVNLLG
- a CDS encoding LysR family transcriptional regulator, with the translated sequence MSLLHPGITAFQAIARLGTVHAAAQEIGLSQTGVTQRIRGLERDLGVTLFVRSRRGMRLTTEGEALVRWCQRVGDLEGELISFMGREAPAGAVRVTLTGPSSLMRRRVIPAVAGVLARHRGVVATYLLDDQGGGLAHLKQGTAQLAALPRTEVVNEVDAKLLAPVRLRLLGPAAWAGRDLAEIVRAERIIDFNAQDAATLDFLREHGLPTEGLRQRHFVNSPDALAELVAAGRGFSVLEEEFAAPFLAAGRLFDLAPRQVLQQEFALAWYPRHEMPGYFRDIIDAVG
- a CDS encoding argininosuccinate synthase — its product is MAQGKQQNSPKEKVVLAYSGGLDTSIILAWLIDQGFEVVAYIADVGQDDDLAAAGQKALACGAVKVRTEDLKAEFVSDYIFPMISANAVYEGRYLLGTAVARPLIAKRQVEIAREEGAAWVSHGATGKGNDQVRFELAYHALAPDLKVIAPWKNPAFLAAFKGRTDMINYAAAKGIEVKSTAAKPYSEDDNLLHISHEAGILEEPDTVCPEDVYSRTVTPEKAPDSPTHLRIVFKDGIPTGVTNLDDGTSVKGALELFRYLNTVGGANGIGRLDMVENRFVGVKSRGVYETPGGTILLAAHRDLEGLAMDREVMRLRDMLAAKLAEIIYNGFWFSPEMDFLMSAVAKSQELIDGHVVVKLYKGAVYPVARYSPSSLYDQELSSMEVAGGYDQMDAQGFIRINAIRLKAHHAILQRRGVVPV
- a CDS encoding TIGR03067 domain-containing protein, translated to MRTAALIGWLVLAAGGIGPAAMGGIRPAAAAEPEASRPAARLQGTWIFTALVIDGLETPRPRLDDARLIVTGDEFLWASAGRVTMGTFTARGDTLPWRIDMDFRDPTAARADTAWSSRGIWRLDDGWLTICLGPPGGPRPDDYAAPAGSGRTLQILTQDPRETTLPAVGPLPDRDAR
- the argH gene encoding argininosuccinate lyase — its product is MSTLWTREGAPDPWLEGFLAGDDHVLDQQLVGYDCRASLAHARMLHGIGVLEAAELRSLEAGLAEAAGQAARGDFPITPADEDGHTALENFLTRRCGDAGRKIHTGRSRNDQVLTALRLWEKDRLDALLAAVEAHVGCLADVVARQGDVSLPGYTHMQAAMPTTVAVWLGSFAAAAADDGALLAHVRTLVDRSPLGTAAGFGVPVLGIDRERTAAELGFAHVQENPLHAQLSRGRTEALLLTACAQVMDGLNRLATDLLLFSTREFGIVRLPDAACTGSSIMPQKRNADVLELVRARYHVVVGEETKVKGLTTSLMSGYNRDVQLTKGPLFHGVAVTLDSLRAMGIVLAGLEIDADRCAAALTDELYATERALTLVRDGMPFRDAYREVAAAEAARRRGRA